A genomic window from Silene latifolia isolate original U9 population chromosome Y, ASM4854445v1, whole genome shotgun sequence includes:
- the LOC141632757 gene encoding uncharacterized protein LOC141632757, which produces MGDINCVRTTEERISSDPPNLPALEAFNDAIANSDLHDLKTNGCYFTWTNKQEHGDRKWMRLDRVLVNSVWLTSFPDSFAEALTAGISDHSPLIVSLPSPVQKAPYSFKFLNCWSQDKLFLPLVHKEWAFPVHGCAMYKLMKHLHRLKNPLRQLHKDSYSGISDRVKKLQQRLHHCQLQLQQDPTNSHYITEEESACNDYCQIRNVELNIAYQGAKDLDIKMGDASTSYFFSKIAARRNYSNITKVLDLHGNLCTEAKDISDAFIDYYTSLLGFEEKVTDFDTQIMLNGHSLSGAESCNLLAPITPQEVKAALFSIDSNKSPGPDGYSAGFFKAAWEEIKDSFTSDVMDFFITGKLLKENYKFEGLGNATYEFLERDIRILVQAKSSQNIATLHSSNLICSAKQKSQGMEALSPSLRFHNLIVLKIPRHKHGI; this is translated from the exons ATGG GGGATATTAATTGTGTTCGAACCACTGAGGAGAGGATCAGTTCTGACCCCCCAAACCTTCCTGCTCTGGAGGCTTTTAATGATGCTATTGCTAACTCTGACCTTCATGATCTGAAAACAAATGGGTGCTATTTCACTTGGACTAATAAACAGGAACATGGTGACAGGAAATGGATGCGACTTGATAGAGTTTTAGTTAACTCTGTTTGGTTAACTTCCTTCCCTGATAGTTTTGCTGAAGCCCTCACTGCTGGGATTTCTGACCATTCTCCATTGATTGTTTCCTTACCTTCTCCTGTCCAGAAAGCACCCTACTCTTTTAAATTCCTTAACTGCTGGAGTCAGGATAAGCTTTTTCTTCCTCTGGTGCACAAGGAATGGGCCTTCCCTGTGCATGGATGCGCTATGTATAAGCTGATGAAGCATCTCCATAGGCTCAAAAATCCTCTTAGACAGTTGCACAAGGATTCCTACTCTGGTATATCTGATAGAGTTAAGAAGTTACAGCAGAGGCTTCATCATTGTCAATTACAGCTACAACAGGATCCTACAAATTCTCATTACATTACTGAGGAAGAAAGTGCCTGTAATGATTACTGTCAGATACGTAATGTTGAACTTAACATTGCTTATCAGGGAGCAAAAGATCTGGACATCAAGATGGGTGATGCCAGCACCTCTTATTTCTTCTCCAAGATTGCTGCCAGGAGGAACTATTCTAACATAACCAAAGTGTTGGATTTGCATGGGAATCTGTGTACTGAAGCTAAGGATATATCTGATGCTTTTATTGATTACTACACTAGCCTATTGGGCTTTGAAGAGAAGGTCACCGATTTTGATACTCAGATAATGCTTAATGGCCATAGTCTTTCTGGTGCTGAGAGTTGTAACCTGCTGGCTCCTATTACTCCCCAAGAAGTCAAGGCTGCTCTTTTCTCCATCGATAGTAATAAAAGTCCTGGCCCTGATGGCTACTCTGCTGGCTTCTTTAAGGCTGCTTGGGAAGAGATTAAAGATAGTTTTACCTCTGATGTCATGGATTTCTTTATCACTGGGAAGCTCCTAAAGGAG AATTACAAATTTGAAGGTCTTGGAAATGCAACATATGAATTTTTAGAAAGGGATATCAGAATCCTTGTTCAAGCTAAAAGTTCCCAAAACATAGCAACCTTACACAGCAGTAACTTAATCTGCTCAGCAAAGCAAAAATCTCAAGGCATGGAAGCTCTGTCTCCATCATTAAGGTTTCATAACTTGATAGTGCTTAAGATTCCAAGGCACAAACATGGAATATGA